One segment of Anatilimnocola aggregata DNA contains the following:
- a CDS encoding DNA methyltransferase: protein MTLNKYDSHAAADIFPLAQGLELDALAADIKTNGQHHPIILHEGKILDGRRRYLACLTAEIEPKILAWDGKGSPLDYVISMNVHRRHLTKSQLAVVALRALPLLAVAAKERQRQSSGRGKKGAQECAGMKGKATEFAAKLVDCCPRLVEQAKSIQASRPDLIPQVESGELTISEAYAEFRGVVPSKCHEDLQVSRARSLANIGDKSNRKANDAYYTPLHAIDSLFAREAFHGLTVEPACGDGRIVGRLQAIGCEAFGIDITQGVDFLTHSFVDFVTQNFGEREITNFATNPPWGKKTEFIERALSLAKCKVAMLLPLTGLTSIERIEHLSNPEFPLKCLYIFRKAVQFDEGRTDNGNGMLYCAWFVWERGYVGKPFIDWIAPEEEATPLPPSGVEPALPPPHTRPLRIAAHPDGFRPKVEYHCGDSKQVLGNLPADSIDCCVTSVPYYLLRDYGCEGQIGLEPSVGDWVSNLLNVFREVRRVLHDKGTCWINVGDPYAYGTGSFNSHGRDKHWTPGIAEARLQMARNRPVHPKSLMFAPHRLTVALAEDGWIGRAEVILLKQAVDGCKDRPIRTHEYLYLFTKTTDYYFDTDSLRVAYSSKTSERGYSASPRRRKSESRKPEYELHPLGKLRGSVWPAGPASGAGDHPAPMPLQVAVDCVRAGCPEGGTVLDPFVGSGTTAVACVENARHCIGIDLNRDYLDIAMKRVPGAKIA, encoded by the coding sequence ATGACCCTGAACAAGTACGACTCTCACGCTGCAGCCGACATTTTCCCCCTCGCCCAAGGTCTCGAACTCGATGCGCTCGCCGCAGACATCAAGACGAACGGCCAACACCATCCGATCATCCTTCACGAGGGCAAGATTCTCGATGGACGCCGCCGTTACCTCGCCTGCTTGACGGCGGAGATCGAGCCAAAAATTTTGGCTTGGGATGGCAAGGGCTCGCCGCTCGATTACGTGATCTCCATGAATGTGCATCGACGCCACCTGACCAAGAGCCAACTTGCCGTTGTCGCATTGCGAGCACTGCCTTTGTTGGCGGTGGCGGCGAAGGAGCGACAACGGCAATCAAGTGGCCGAGGCAAAAAGGGAGCGCAAGAATGCGCTGGCATGAAGGGCAAGGCAACTGAATTTGCAGCAAAACTGGTCGATTGCTGTCCTCGGTTGGTAGAGCAAGCAAAGTCCATCCAGGCGTCCCGTCCCGATCTCATTCCCCAGGTCGAATCGGGAGAGTTGACGATCTCCGAAGCCTACGCCGAATTTCGTGGCGTCGTTCCGTCGAAGTGTCACGAAGACTTGCAAGTGTCCCGAGCCCGCTCATTGGCAAACATCGGCGACAAGTCAAACCGCAAGGCTAACGACGCCTACTATACACCGCTTCACGCCATTGACTCCCTGTTCGCTAGAGAGGCATTCCACGGGCTGACTGTCGAGCCTGCCTGCGGAGACGGACGGATTGTGGGAAGGCTTCAAGCGATTGGCTGCGAAGCCTTTGGAATTGACATTACTCAGGGCGTGGATTTTCTGACTCACTCGTTTGTCGACTTCGTTACCCAAAATTTTGGGGAGCGGGAGATTACGAACTTCGCAACCAACCCGCCGTGGGGAAAGAAGACCGAGTTCATCGAGCGGGCGCTGTCGCTTGCTAAATGCAAAGTGGCGATGTTGCTCCCGCTAACCGGCCTGACCTCAATCGAGCGAATTGAACACTTGAGCAATCCAGAATTTCCGCTCAAGTGTCTCTACATCTTTCGGAAGGCCGTGCAGTTCGACGAGGGGCGAACTGATAACGGCAACGGAATGCTCTATTGTGCTTGGTTTGTGTGGGAGCGTGGTTACGTCGGGAAGCCTTTCATTGATTGGATTGCGCCAGAGGAAGAAGCCACGCCCCTGCCGCCGTCAGGAGTTGAACCTGCACTTCCGCCGCCGCACACTCGTCCGTTGCGGATTGCAGCGCATCCCGATGGCTTCCGGCCTAAGGTTGAGTATCACTGTGGCGACTCAAAGCAGGTGCTCGGCAACCTGCCAGCAGACTCGATTGACTGTTGCGTGACCAGTGTGCCGTACTACTTGCTTCGTGATTACGGTTGCGAGGGACAGATCGGACTGGAACCGAGCGTCGGTGATTGGGTATCAAATCTGCTAAACGTCTTTCGGGAAGTTCGCCGGGTGCTTCACGATAAGGGAACCTGCTGGATCAACGTTGGCGACCCGTATGCATACGGAACTGGGTCATTCAACTCGCACGGTCGAGATAAACATTGGACCCCAGGCATCGCTGAAGCCCGCCTCCAGATGGCTCGCAATCGACCTGTTCACCCCAAGAGCCTGATGTTCGCTCCTCACCGGCTTACAGTTGCTTTGGCAGAGGACGGATGGATCGGTCGGGCGGAGGTCATCCTTCTAAAGCAGGCGGTCGATGGCTGCAAAGACCGTCCGATCAGGACACACGAGTACCTATATCTGTTTACGAAGACCACCGACTATTACTTCGACACCGACAGTCTGCGGGTAGCGTATTCGTCCAAGACAAGCGAACGGGGTTATTCAGCCTCGCCACGTCGCCGGAAGTCTGAATCACGTAAACCCGAATATGAGCTTCATCCTCTCGGCAAACTCCGTGGCTCTGTATGGCCCGCTGGCCCGGCATCCGGCGCTGGAGACCATCCAGCGCCGATGCCTCTGCAAGTTGCCGTCGATTGTGTTCGAGCAGGCTGCCCAGAAGGCGGAACTGTACTCGATCCGTTCGTAGGCAGCGGAACGACTGCAGTTGCCTGTGTCGAGAATGCCCGGCACTGCATCGGCATCGACCTGAATCGAGATTATCTCGACATCGCCATGAAACGAGTGCCAGGAGCGAAGATCGCCTGA
- a CDS encoding DNA adenine methylase, whose amino-acid sequence MKRRTLKPLQPFRWVGSKMTLMPRIAELLPPHERYVSLFGGSGADIVNKARSRLEIYNDLDDDVVNVFATLRDDKTRKRLCEMMILTPYSRSQYRKCLTILQSNPSDPVEHAWAFIIVTLFGFVAKPPRYAKPGAFTINNRIPWARRWTHVTETLGHIAKRFREVVIECLPWQKIIEKYDDPSTLIYADPPYLHETRVEKRLYRHEMSRTDHAELLRRLVRSQSKVVLSGYRSPLYDEALTGWRRLDMDVRCSVTASRRRPQRTEVIWTNFHHEGGEMLSDWRSLQGAKAKPRAHSGKEYESDDFVLLRQLLASACPQDDDGHLSVAG is encoded by the coding sequence ATGAAACGACGCACCCTAAAACCGCTACAGCCATTTCGCTGGGTCGGCAGCAAAATGACTTTGATGCCTCGAATTGCAGAGCTTCTTCCGCCGCACGAACGCTACGTTTCTTTGTTCGGAGGGTCAGGAGCAGACATCGTAAACAAAGCTCGGTCGAGGTTGGAAATCTACAACGACCTGGACGACGACGTAGTTAATGTGTTTGCAACGCTACGAGACGATAAGACACGCAAACGACTTTGCGAAATGATGATTCTTACGCCGTACAGTCGTAGTCAGTATCGCAAATGCCTCACGATTCTGCAGTCGAATCCGAGTGACCCTGTTGAGCATGCCTGGGCATTCATTATCGTGACACTATTTGGCTTTGTTGCAAAACCTCCGAGGTATGCCAAACCGGGTGCATTCACCATTAACAATCGCATCCCGTGGGCGAGACGCTGGACACACGTAACGGAAACCTTGGGGCATATTGCAAAGCGATTCCGAGAGGTTGTAATCGAATGCCTCCCCTGGCAGAAAATCATAGAAAAGTACGACGATCCAAGCACTCTCATTTACGCCGATCCGCCATATTTGCACGAGACACGGGTTGAAAAGCGGCTATATCGTCATGAAATGAGTCGAACTGACCATGCCGAGTTACTAAGACGACTCGTCCGGTCACAGAGCAAGGTTGTTCTGTCTGGGTATAGAAGTCCGCTTTACGACGAGGCCCTAACGGGGTGGCGACGACTAGATATGGATGTCAGGTGCTCCGTGACGGCCAGCCGACGCAGGCCACAACGCACCGAGGTGATTTGGACGAATTTCCATCACGAAGGTGGGGAGATGTTGTCGGATTGGAGATCGCTGCAAGGGGCTAAGGCGAAACCGAGGGCGCATTCTGGAAAGGAATACGAATCTGACGACTTCGTGCTGCTAAGGCAGCTACTTGCGTCGGCCTGTCCCCAAGACGATGACGGTCACTTGTCGGTTGCCGGTTAG
- a CDS encoding tyrosine-type recombinase/integrase → MASLATDKNGNKTIQFKAANRRRKTIRLGPVPLAMAKSVKFRVEILAAAAITGHAIDDGTARWLNEIDGILRDKLVAVGLVAEREAVTVGELLDLYDKARPDVKRATKIVYGHTMRCLREFLGNSKPLRDVTPADAEAWRIWLEQNQKLSLSTARRRAGIAKQFFRWAVRKRLVEESPFADLKSGDQVNDSKDYFITRADAQKVLDACNSDEWQMIFALSRFGGLRCPSEHLGLRWGDIDWARNRITVHSPKTEHHAGGASRVIPLFPELRVLLERMFDQAAPGTEFVITKSREPGVNWRTTLLKIIARAGLKPWPKLFANLRATRATELAGQFPGHVAAEWLGHSTLIAQKHYWQTTDTDFEKAAATPLDSALQNPVQPGCDNPGLSTPARASRSAEASKNKEDFAPSRTLAHLGKTPLMGGGGLEPTTSTV, encoded by the coding sequence ATGGCATCTCTCGCTACCGACAAGAATGGCAACAAGACGATTCAGTTCAAAGCAGCCAATCGGCGTCGCAAGACGATCCGCCTGGGCCCGGTGCCATTAGCCATGGCTAAGTCGGTGAAGTTCCGAGTAGAGATTCTCGCCGCCGCGGCAATCACGGGCCATGCAATCGACGATGGTACTGCCCGTTGGCTGAATGAAATCGATGGGATCTTGCGCGACAAACTAGTTGCCGTCGGACTAGTTGCCGAGCGCGAGGCGGTTACCGTGGGCGAGTTGCTGGACCTGTACGACAAGGCCCGGCCGGATGTTAAACGCGCGACGAAAATTGTCTACGGCCACACAATGCGCTGCTTGCGAGAGTTTTTGGGCAATAGCAAGCCACTGCGCGATGTAACGCCAGCCGATGCCGAAGCGTGGCGAATCTGGCTCGAGCAAAACCAGAAGCTATCGCTCAGCACAGCCCGCCGTCGTGCCGGCATCGCAAAGCAATTTTTTCGATGGGCTGTAAGGAAGCGACTGGTCGAGGAAAGCCCGTTTGCAGATCTAAAATCTGGCGATCAAGTGAATGACTCGAAAGACTACTTCATCACCCGCGCCGATGCTCAGAAGGTGCTGGATGCCTGCAACAGCGATGAATGGCAAATGATCTTTGCTCTCAGTCGATTCGGCGGCCTGCGCTGCCCGAGCGAACACCTAGGCCTGCGGTGGGGTGACATTGACTGGGCGCGCAACCGCATCACCGTTCACTCGCCTAAAACCGAACATCACGCTGGCGGCGCAAGCCGTGTCATTCCGTTGTTCCCGGAGCTTCGGGTGCTTCTGGAACGCATGTTTGATCAAGCGGCACCGGGCACGGAATTCGTTATCACCAAATCACGCGAGCCGGGGGTGAACTGGCGAACGACGCTTCTCAAGATCATCGCCCGCGCGGGCCTCAAACCGTGGCCGAAACTGTTCGCAAATCTTCGCGCAACCCGAGCAACAGAGTTAGCCGGTCAGTTTCCGGGGCATGTCGCCGCCGAGTGGCTGGGGCACAGCACACTGATTGCTCAAAAGCATTACTGGCAGACAACGGACACCGACTTTGAGAAGGCAGCAGCAACGCCACTTGATAGCGCGCTGCAAAATCCGGTGCAACCAGGATGCGACAACCCCGGACTGAGCACGCCAGCCAGGGCATCCCGGTCGGCAGAAGCATCGAAAAACAAGGAAGATTTCGCACCAAGTCGCACTCTGGCTCACTTAGGCAAAACCCCTCTAATGGGCGGTGGGGGACTCGAACCCACGACATCCACTGTGTAA
- a CDS encoding DNA-methyltransferase — MKPQCEECPLTSKDQQDAVIDATIRAAYLDPHSPTSHRAIASMLPAWIKADHKRVGRRVGELISTGALPQLNRRVGLDGKLRQGRKIPRADVADDFQPQVTLLCGDAEQQLRKLDDDSVDCCVTSPPYFLQMDVCADQQIGQEQSVDQYIARLAKVFDEVRRTLRRTGTLWINIGDTFRDGQSLLVPQRLALALTSRGWKLRGEIIVEKSNPAPRRYEGRLSPTHETLLVFALNVPHYFDVDSLRLDFADEQNWGLARHRAPIQGTVWRLPPVRHEDGGHPAPMPIELARHCVTLGCPPDRTVLDPFAGIGTSLIAAVENYRHGIGIELSPYYLSLARQRLPKSSLV, encoded by the coding sequence ATGAAGCCGCAATGCGAAGAGTGCCCGCTCACCTCGAAAGACCAGCAAGACGCCGTGATCGATGCCACGATCCGGGCTGCTTATCTCGACCCTCACTCGCCAACATCGCATCGAGCGATTGCTTCGATGCTCCCTGCTTGGATCAAGGCCGATCACAAACGTGTTGGGCGGCGAGTAGGGGAGCTTATTTCAACTGGGGCGTTGCCCCAGTTAAATCGGCGAGTTGGGCTAGATGGAAAGCTACGGCAAGGGAGGAAGATTCCAAGAGCCGATGTCGCTGATGACTTCCAGCCGCAAGTGACCCTGCTCTGTGGTGATGCCGAGCAGCAACTGCGAAAGTTGGACGATGATTCTGTGGATTGCTGCGTAACATCGCCGCCGTATTTTTTGCAAATGGATGTCTGCGCCGACCAGCAGATCGGACAGGAGCAAAGCGTCGATCAGTACATCGCCAGACTTGCGAAGGTCTTCGACGAGGTTCGCCGCACCCTGCGGCGAACCGGCACGCTCTGGATCAACATCGGCGATACGTTTCGTGATGGCCAGTCGTTGCTCGTTCCGCAACGACTGGCTTTGGCACTCACCAGCCGAGGCTGGAAACTGCGAGGCGAGATCATCGTCGAAAAGTCTAACCCAGCACCTCGTCGGTATGAAGGAAGGCTTTCTCCAACACACGAAACTCTGCTGGTTTTCGCTCTCAATGTGCCGCATTACTTTGACGTGGATTCATTACGACTCGATTTTGCAGATGAGCAGAACTGGGGACTGGCCCGGCACCGTGCTCCGATCCAAGGCACGGTCTGGCGCTTGCCGCCTGTGCGCCACGAAGATGGTGGGCACCCGGCTCCGATGCCAATTGAACTGGCACGGCACTGCGTAACCTTGGGATGCCCTCCAGACCGCACAGTTCTCGATCCCTTCGCCGGCATCGGGACCAGTCTGATTGCCGCCGTGGAGAACTACCGCCACGGCATCGGGATTGAACTCTCTCCCTATTATCTCTCCCTGGCCCGGCAGCGGCTTCCGAAGTCTTCATTGGTCTAG